A portion of the Tamandua tetradactyla isolate mTamTet1 chromosome 16, mTamTet1.pri, whole genome shotgun sequence genome contains these proteins:
- the PIH1D1 gene encoding PIH1 domain-containing protein 1 isoform X1, translating to MRTLQGGGLFPRRMADSKLLVPELSEAETVGAETARFEELLLQASKELQQAQTSRPESTQIQPQPGFCIKTSSSEGKVFINICHSPSIPPPADMTEDELLQMLEQDQAGFRIPMSLGEPHAELDAKGQGCTAYDVAVNSDFYRRMQNSDFLRELVITIAREGLEDKYSVHLNPEWRILKNRPFLGSISQQNIRSQQRPRIQELGDLHTQDASSPAAQEGPEKPHLNLWLEAPDLLLAEIDFPKLDGALGLSLEIGENRLVVGGPQQLYHLDTYIPLRINSEESKAAFHRKRKQLLVAMPLLSVPS from the exons ATGCGTACTCTTCAAGGCGGGG GTCTTTTTCCCAGGAGAATGGCGGACTCGAAGCTGCTGGTGCCGGAGCTAAGCGAGGCAGAGACGGTGGGCGCTGAGACTGCGCGCTTCGAGGAGTTGCTGCTGCAG GCCTCCAAGGAGCTCCAGCAAGCCCAGACAAGCAGACCAGAGTCTACCCAGATCCAACCTCAGCCTG GTTTCTGCATAAAGACCAGTTCATCAGAAGGGAAGGTTTTCATCAACATCTGTCACTCCCCTTCCATCCCTCCTCCGGCTGACATGACCGAGGATGAGCTGCTTCAAATGCTGGAGCAGGACCAAGCCGGTTTTCGTATCCCTATGAGTCTGGGAGAGCCTCATGCCGAACTGGATGCAA AAGGCCAGGGCTGTACTGCCTACGACGTGGCTGTCAACAGTGACTTCTACCGGCGGATGCAG AACAGCGATTTCTTGCGCGAGCTCGTTATCACTATTGCCAGGGAGGGCCTTGAGGACAAATACAGCGTGCACCTGAATCCAG AATGGCGCATATTGAAGAACCGGCCTTTCCTGGGCTCCATCTCACAGCAGAACATCCGCTCCCAGCAGCGCCCTCGGATCCAGGAGCTGGGGGACCTCCACACGCAGGACGCCTCCTCTCCGGCAGCTCAGGAGGG ccctgagaaGCCTCACCTGAACCTCTGGCTGGAAGCCCCTGACCTCCTCTTGGCCGAAATTGACTTCCCCAAACTG GATGGAGCCTTGGGGCTGTCGCTGGAGATCGGGGAGAACCGTCTGGTGGTGGGGGGCCCCCAGCAGCTATACCACCTGGACACCTACATCCCCCTGCGGATCAACTCTGAGGAGAGCAAAGCCGCTTTCCACAGGAAGAGAAAG CAATTGTTGGTGGCAATGCCCCTTTTGTCAGTGCCTTCTTGA
- the PIH1D1 gene encoding PIH1 domain-containing protein 1 isoform X3, translated as MRTLQGGGLFPRRMADSKLLVPELSEAETVGAETARFEELLLQASKELQQAQTSRPESTQIQPQPGFCIKTSSSEGKVFINICHSPSIPPPADMTEDELLQMLEQDQAGFRIPMSLGEPHAELDAKGQGCTAYDVAVNSDFYRRMQNSDFLRELVITIAREGLEDKYSVHLNPEWRILKNRPFLGSISQQNIRSQQRPRIQELGDLHTQDASSPAAQEGPEKPHLNLWLEAPDLLLAEIDFPKLCPYTELLCLAHVIMVTLLGQGGGGG; from the exons ATGCGTACTCTTCAAGGCGGGG GTCTTTTTCCCAGGAGAATGGCGGACTCGAAGCTGCTGGTGCCGGAGCTAAGCGAGGCAGAGACGGTGGGCGCTGAGACTGCGCGCTTCGAGGAGTTGCTGCTGCAG GCCTCCAAGGAGCTCCAGCAAGCCCAGACAAGCAGACCAGAGTCTACCCAGATCCAACCTCAGCCTG GTTTCTGCATAAAGACCAGTTCATCAGAAGGGAAGGTTTTCATCAACATCTGTCACTCCCCTTCCATCCCTCCTCCGGCTGACATGACCGAGGATGAGCTGCTTCAAATGCTGGAGCAGGACCAAGCCGGTTTTCGTATCCCTATGAGTCTGGGAGAGCCTCATGCCGAACTGGATGCAA AAGGCCAGGGCTGTACTGCCTACGACGTGGCTGTCAACAGTGACTTCTACCGGCGGATGCAG AACAGCGATTTCTTGCGCGAGCTCGTTATCACTATTGCCAGGGAGGGCCTTGAGGACAAATACAGCGTGCACCTGAATCCAG AATGGCGCATATTGAAGAACCGGCCTTTCCTGGGCTCCATCTCACAGCAGAACATCCGCTCCCAGCAGCGCCCTCGGATCCAGGAGCTGGGGGACCTCCACACGCAGGACGCCTCCTCTCCGGCAGCTCAGGAGGG ccctgagaaGCCTCACCTGAACCTCTGGCTGGAAGCCCCTGACCTCCTCTTGGCCGAAATTGACTTCCCCAAACTG TGTCCCTACACCGAGCTGCTCTGCCTGGCCCACGTTATTATGGTCACTTTGCTGGGGCAGGGGGGCGGTGGTGGCTGA
- the PIH1D1 gene encoding PIH1 domain-containing protein 1 isoform X2, with amino-acid sequence MADSKLLVPELSEAETVGAETARFEELLLQASKELQQAQTSRPESTQIQPQPGFCIKTSSSEGKVFINICHSPSIPPPADMTEDELLQMLEQDQAGFRIPMSLGEPHAELDAKGQGCTAYDVAVNSDFYRRMQNSDFLRELVITIAREGLEDKYSVHLNPEWRILKNRPFLGSISQQNIRSQQRPRIQELGDLHTQDASSPAAQEGPEKPHLNLWLEAPDLLLAEIDFPKLDGALGLSLEIGENRLVVGGPQQLYHLDTYIPLRINSEESKAAFHRKRKQLLVAMPLLSVPS; translated from the exons ATGGCGGACTCGAAGCTGCTGGTGCCGGAGCTAAGCGAGGCAGAGACGGTGGGCGCTGAGACTGCGCGCTTCGAGGAGTTGCTGCTGCAG GCCTCCAAGGAGCTCCAGCAAGCCCAGACAAGCAGACCAGAGTCTACCCAGATCCAACCTCAGCCTG GTTTCTGCATAAAGACCAGTTCATCAGAAGGGAAGGTTTTCATCAACATCTGTCACTCCCCTTCCATCCCTCCTCCGGCTGACATGACCGAGGATGAGCTGCTTCAAATGCTGGAGCAGGACCAAGCCGGTTTTCGTATCCCTATGAGTCTGGGAGAGCCTCATGCCGAACTGGATGCAA AAGGCCAGGGCTGTACTGCCTACGACGTGGCTGTCAACAGTGACTTCTACCGGCGGATGCAG AACAGCGATTTCTTGCGCGAGCTCGTTATCACTATTGCCAGGGAGGGCCTTGAGGACAAATACAGCGTGCACCTGAATCCAG AATGGCGCATATTGAAGAACCGGCCTTTCCTGGGCTCCATCTCACAGCAGAACATCCGCTCCCAGCAGCGCCCTCGGATCCAGGAGCTGGGGGACCTCCACACGCAGGACGCCTCCTCTCCGGCAGCTCAGGAGGG ccctgagaaGCCTCACCTGAACCTCTGGCTGGAAGCCCCTGACCTCCTCTTGGCCGAAATTGACTTCCCCAAACTG GATGGAGCCTTGGGGCTGTCGCTGGAGATCGGGGAGAACCGTCTGGTGGTGGGGGGCCCCCAGCAGCTATACCACCTGGACACCTACATCCCCCTGCGGATCAACTCTGAGGAGAGCAAAGCCGCTTTCCACAGGAAGAGAAAG CAATTGTTGGTGGCAATGCCCCTTTTGTCAGTGCCTTCTTGA